The nucleotide sequence GGCCTGTCACTGGAAACCGACCAGTTCACGGTGATGGGCAAAATCTCAACCAACCAGGGCGTCAATACCGACAGCGCGGTCCTGAACGGCACCATGATCGACGTGTTCGCCAGCAGCGGCAATGGCGCCCAGCTCCAGGTCGACGGGCAGGCGGGGGCCTTCGAGACCACGCCTATGCTCAGTGATCCTGACACAGGCCGGTATTACGCCCGGGTCCAGTTCACCGGCACAGCGCCGACGTCGGTCAAGGTCACCAATATCGGTGACAAGCCCGCCAGCAGCAGCCAGATCAGCGTCAGCAAGCCCAGCGGCGTGATGATCACCAAGGCTGTCTTCGACGGAACGAATCTGACCGTCGGTGCGCTCTCGACTGTGGGCTACCCGCTGACGGTAACCGGTCTGGGAACCTTGGAGGAACCAGCTGCCGGAGCGCCGTCCGAGAAGACGTTCGCGGTGAAGGCTCCGCCGGCTACCGTCACGGTGAAAACCGCTGCAGGCGGGTCGGCGTCCCTGCCAGTGACGGTCGCCGGCGGCGCGGCAAGCCCCGTCGGGCTGGATCCTGTTACGCCGGCCCCGGATCCCGGCCCCGTGGTGGACACCGGCAGCGGACCGGTCGCCGGCGAAACGCAGCCGACGACGGCGGTCGCCACCGCCGCATCGGCCACGGTCACCCGCGGCGGAACGGTCCAGCTGGACGGCAGCGCTTCCACCGGCGCCGCCAACTACAAGTGGACCCAGGTCAGCGGCCCAGCTGTCACCATCACCGGTAACACCACAGCGAAACCCACCATCACCGTCCCGTACTACGCCAGGAGCACGGACACGGCACCCCTGACAGCCAAGTCCAACGACCCGATCAAGATCGAGCTGATCGTCACGGATAAGAATGGTGTCGGTAGCGCCCCGGCAACCGTCCAGCTCGCCGTCCAGACTGACACGCTTACGACGGTCGGGTCCCGCCACCGGCTCGGAACCGAACTGCGCATCACCGGCACCTCCACGCTGGCAGGCAACACGGCAGTGCTGATTCCGGCCACGACCGTGGTCATCTACGACACCACCCCGGGCCGGGCGGTGACCAAGATCGGCACGGCACAGGTCGACACCCTCGGCGCCTGGTCCTACCGGGTCAAGCCCGGACCGAACCGGCAGATCACCAGCGTCCTGGTCCAGTCCAGCCGCGGCGGCACCGCCACCGGCGCGGTAGCCACGCGCTAACACTCCACAACGTCGGGGTCCTGTCCGCCCAGCGGCCAGGACCCCGACCCGTGACCGGGAACCATTGAGCGAGGAAGGCCGGGACGCGCCGGCGCTTTGAGTCCCCACCCACGGGCCCCCACTGTGCGATTGGTCCCCGCAATACGGGTGGCTTGATGTGCAGAGCCCCAGGTCTTCCTGATCAAGCCATCTACTGTAGAAGGACAAGCTAGGACAGGAAGTGCCTGATCTTGCGGGGATGGCCGGAGCATCGGAACATGGGGCCGGCCTGAGCGAGTCAAGGAAAGCGCCGCTACTTGAAAGGACGGACCAGATGATGCCCCCGGAGCCGCATCCGGCCCCCGACTGCCCCTGGCATGACGCACCGCCGGTGGCCGGCAAGCCCTGCCGCCACGCCCCGCCGTGCCTGCCCGCCCGGGGCGGGATTCTTCGGCGGCAGGTTCTGCGGCTGATCCACGAAGTCCTCACCGACGAGACCCTGGACCCGGCCACCAGCGCCCGCCTGCTCGGGCAGTTGGCAGCGCACCGCGGACACCCGGAGCAGGCCCTGCTGGCCCATCTCCTGGACGTTCAGACCCAGGACGGGCGGGAAGAATGAGATCAGGCGAAACCAAGCCGGCACTGCGGAAGAAGTCGGGAGCCGCGCGTTCACAACTTCCCCTGCCGCCTGCCCGTGGACCCGGGGCGGCAACGGCCGCGCGGCATGGGCGGCAGGGGCCGTCTCCGCGCGGGCCGGCAGCACGTGCCTGGTCACGGGCACTCATAACCGGCCCGGCCTGAGCGCATGGACCCGGAAACGGTTCCTTGGTATTGGCGCTGCTTGGCGTGAGTCGATCGCCCGCCCGGATACGTGTCCTCCGTATGCAGATCTGGCTGCCCGACCACATAGCCGTCCATACCGTGTTGTGCCAGGTTACTGGCGGAACGGGCGGGCGATGTCCGGCCGGGTTGAGAAGTCTGGACCATGTGCGCTCGGGCTTGGGGTCCGGCCAGTTCCGGTGCAGCGGTGGTTTCAGCCGCTTTAGAGGGTGTTAGCGCGTATCGACCTGGCGGGTGGCCGTGCCGCCCCGGGTGGATTCGGCCATCACGGACGTGACCTGTTGTACCGGGCCGGGCTTGATCTTCAGTGACCAGTTACCCAAGGCGCTAATCGCGGGGGCTCCCAGCCTTCTTGCGGCTCGTCCGGGCGAAACATCATAAATGGTGACCCAGGCTGAGCCGGCGGGGAGGGTTCCGGTGGGCTTGGAGGTGCCGGTGAAAGTCATGTCCTTGTTGAGGCGGTGCCGGGCGGTGGCGATGGTGAGAACGTCGCCCTGCGGTGCCGGTGGTTCATCCGCCGGCGTTGGAGCCGGGGCGCTGGTGACGGGCGCTGGGACCTCGGTTGGCTGGGCCGTCCCGGGTGAGCCGTCCCCCGGTGCAGGCTGGATGGGATGCGGGCGTACGGCTTCGATGGGATCGTTGGGGTCGGGGTCGTTGGTATCGACGCCCACGCTGAACTGGGACATCATGGCGTGGTCCTCGTGCACGAGGTTGTGGCAGTGGACCATGTACCGGCCGCGATGGTGCTCGAACTTCATGAGCAGACGCACGGTCTCGTCCTCCCCGACGTAGACGACGTCCTTGGGCCCGCGTTCATAGGCGAAGGGCGGTTTGCCGTTGCGGCTGAGGATCTGGAAGTCCACCAGATGGATGTGGACCGGATGGAACCAGCCACCAGAGCTGTTTTCGATTTCCCAGGTTTCCACGTCGTCAAGGTCGGGATCAGCCAGGACTTTCCTGAAGCCGCTCTTGACCACGTCGTCCCAGGTCATGCCGCCGATGGTCCAGATGTCGTTGTCCCGCTTCACGCGCATGCGCCGGGTCTTCACCGACTGGGATAGTGTCAGGCTCATGGTGGTGCTCGAGGTGAGCAGCGTCGGCATGACCCTCGCGGCCGGCCCGGACGTATCGATCGCTTCATCCGAGACATCAAAGGCCATGACCTTGCTGGTGTTGTCGTAGTCCACATTGTTGTCGTTGGACAGGTTGCGCAGCTCCACGCGCTTTCCCGCCGGGTACTTGGAGAAGTCGATGAGGATCTCGTAGCGTTCGGCGCTGCTGTGCCGCCAGGAGGTTACCTGCTGGGCGGCGGGCATCAGGCCACCGTCGGTGGCGACCATGGTCACAGGATCTCCGGTGCTCAGGGAGAAGCGGTAGGAACGGGCGATCGAGGCGTTCAGGATGCGGAAACGGTAGATCCTCCGCTGGACCTTCATCACCGGCCACGGGGCGCCGTTGACCAGAATGACGTCGCCCCACAGCCCGGAACTGCTGTTGGCGTTGTAGCCCAGGGAACCGTCCCGGGCGAACATGGCGTCCGAGACGGTCAGCGGCACATCGAACCTGCCCTGCGGGAGCAGGTTGCGTTCGACGTCGTCGTGCAGGTGGTACTGGCCCGCCAGGCCCGAATACACGTTTGGTGCCGTGTTGTGGGCGGCATGGTCGTGGTACCAGAGGGTCCGGGCCGGCTGGAAATTCGGGTACTCGTAGTCTTTGCGGAAGCCATGCCCAGTCAGATCGTTGGCGTAGCCGTCGAACTGCGGCAGCGAGGCCGAACCGTGCAGGTGCGTGGAGGTATCGAGCCGGTACCCCCGCTGCGGGTGGAACAGTGGCAGCACGTTATCCATGACCAGCGTGATCCGCTCGCCCTGGTTCACCTTGATCGTCGGGCCCGGGAACGTCCCGTTGTAGCCCAGGATGGGCGTGCTGAGCCCCGGCACGATATTGGCCCAGCCGAGCTTCTGCTCGATGTGGTAATGGCGCCGTGTGTGGCCGTCGGCGTCCACCGTGGTGCCCGTGGGGGTGAGCTCCGCGGGGACCGGCAAGGTCCGCTGGTAGTGCTTGGGCATGTTGCCCGGATCGAGCAGGCTCGCGGACTTGGCATTGACCGAGGTCAACGGCACGGCCAGCCCAAAGGCGCCGATGGCTCCGACCCCACCTATTTGGATTGCCTGGCGCCGTGAAATTGACATGGACAAAGGGTGGGAGGATCACCCTGCAAAAACACTGGGGAGATGCGGGGACCCGCCACCTGCATCGCGCTCAACGGAGAACCAGGATGCTTCTTCACCCGTGCACCTGCGGGGGGCAAGAGGCCCGGCACGGGCGGTTCCTGCCGTCACCGTCTGCCCCGTGGTCGGCGATCAGGACCGGAGGTCCGATAGACCATTACAGCACAACGGCCCAAACCTTTCAGGGTTGCAGGGTGCAGCGCCCGGCAGACAATCCCTTGGATCAGGAATACGACAGGTTAAGGCGCTGGCAGATGTCGCCATCTGGGCCATGGAATTCTTTGACGCGCCCTGCACTCACCGGAATCCAGGGTTGGATGGCGGCGCGGGCCGGGCAGTTGGACAGGGCACCGGTTCGGCGGCCACCACCTTTATGGGTGGGCGCGCAGGCCACTCTCCAAGGTCTTTAGAAGGCGGTAACAACAAGCTGATGCCGTTCCATTCCCCTAGCGGCAGGTGTATGCCATGAAACTGTTAGCCTGGAAGTCAGGCGGGGGCGCGGGTCAAAGTCGATCTGCAGCCACCACCGTTCCACCCATCAGCGGGCGTCCACGACGCAGCGAACGAAGTAAGCAGCCGGCCTCCTTCAGGCTGCTTGCAGCGGCAACCACCCTGGCGATGCCGGCGGCCATGGGCTTGCCCGTGGTGGCAGCCAACGCGGTGCAGGGACCTGTGGGGGCCGGGTTCACCGTTACCCCCTCCGATCTTTCCTTCATCCTGAAGCAGATTAAGATCGCCGAGGCCCATGTTGCCAACACGACCTCTGAAACAGGACCATGCGGTGCCCTTGTCGGCACCGGCCCCAACCAACTGGCAAGCCCGCTGCTCTCGCTCGGTCTCCGCACGGTGGACGGCAGCTGCAACAACCTCCAGCCCGGCCAGGAGAATTTCGGGGCCACGGACCAAGTGTTCCCGCGACTGGGTTCGAAGTCTTTCGGCGACGCTGAGAGCGGTTCTTTCGGTGGCCCGCCGGTGGCGACCAGCTATAAGCAGAAGTCCGGGGTGGTTTTTGACTCGCAGCCACGCACGATCAGCAACCTCATCGTTGACCAGACCTCGACCAACCCTGCGGCCGTGGCGGCGGCCCGGTTCCCGGCGCGTACCCAGGGCAACGAAGGTGTTGTGCCGTGCACCACGGACCCGAACGCAACCGTTGAACCCCCTGTTGCCGGGGTTCCGGCCGGGTGTGTGCCGTCCGGTCAGACGCTGATGATCCCGAACGTGACCACCGACGTCGGACTTTCTCCGCCGTACAACTCGCTCTTTACCCTTTTTGGCCAGTTCTTTGACCACGGCGTGGACCAGACGGTCAAGGGTGGGGGCACCGTTTTCGTGCCGCTGAAGGCGGACGACCCACTCATCGCGGGTCCGGACCGCATCGCAGGCAACGCCGATGACCTTCCTCCGCAGAAGCGGTTCATGGTCTTGACCCGCGGCCAGAACCAGGCGGGCGCGGATGGCGTCAGGGGCACTGCGGACGACGTCCAGGACACGACCAACACCAACTCTCCCTGGGTCGACCAGAGCCAGACCTACACTTCCCACCCGTCGCATCAGGTCTTCCTGCGCGAGTATGTTAACAATGCTGCGGGCCGGCCGGTATCCACCGGCAAGCTTCTCGGCGGCCCGGCCGGGCCGACTTCCGGAGGCATGGCGACCTGGGCGACCACGAAGGCGCAGGCCTCGGCGCTGCTGGGAATCCAGCTTCTTGACCGTGACGTCGTGAACGTTCCGATGCTTGCAGTGGATCCTTACGGCAAGTTCGTTCCCGGCCCTGCCCGCGGCCTTCCCCAGTTCGTGACGGAGACAGGCCTCGTTGAAGCCGACCGGGCAGCAAACGGCGGCAAAGGAACCCTGGTTCCCTCGAATGTGCGGTATTTCGACACGCCGTTCCTGACCGACATCGCACACAACGCTGATCCTTCGCCGAAGGACAGCGACAACAACCCTTCCACCCCACCAGTCGTCCCCGTCCCGGACTCCGACGCCACGGCATCTGCTGACTTTGAGAATCAGCCAGCGGGTACTTACGACGACGAGATGCTGAACGCCCACTTCATCGCCGGTGACGGCCGCGTCAACGAGAACATTGGGCTGACGGCTATTCACCAGATCTTCCATTCCGAGCATGACCGCCTGGTCGGCGACATAAAAAAAGTCCTCACCAACGACACCTCCGCCACCGGTACTGCAGCGCTCGCCGAATGGAAGTCGGCGGACGGTGCGGACGGGTGGAACGGGGAGCGTCTCTTCCAGGCCGCCCGGTTCATCACCGAAATGGAGTACCAGCACCTGGTGTTTGAGGACTTCGCGCGTAAGGTCCAGCCGGCGATCAACCCGTTCCAGCCGTTCGCGTTCACGCAAACGGACATCAATCCGGCAGTGAAAGCCGAGTTCGCCAGCGCCGTCTACCGCTTCGGCCACTCGATGCTGACGGACACTATTTCCCGTCGCAACGAGGACCAGCCCGGGCCTGATGCCGTTTTTGGCACATCAGACGACATACCTGGCTCTCAGAACGATATTTCGCTGCTGGAGGGGTTCCTAAACCCCCCGGCTTACACCGACGGCGGCCCGGCGGGCCCGCTGACCTCAGAGGAGGCAGCCGGCAGCGTCATCATGGGCATGTCCGACCAAGTAGGCAATGAACTGGACGAGTTCGTTACGGAGACTCTGCGAAACAACCTGCTGGGTCTTCCCCTGGATCTTGCGGCCATCAACATCACCCGTGCCCGCTCCGAAGGTATCCCGACGCTGAACAATCTGCGCAAGGAACTGCACGGTTCGACCAACGATGGGCAGCTCAAGCCCTACACAAGCTGGATCGACTTCGGCGAAAACCTCAAGAATCCGGGGTCCCTGGTCAACTTTGTGGCCGCCTACGGCAAGCACCCGACCATTACCGCGGCCACAACGTTGGAGGCCAAGCGGACAGCTGCGCGGAAAATAGTCAGCCCGGATACCCTTGCAGGCGACGTCCCACCCGATGACGCCGCGGCATTCATGAACAGCACGGGTGCCTGGGCGAATGACGGGACGGTCTCGATCACCGGACTCGACAACGTCGATCTCTGGGTCGGCGGCCTCGCGGAACGGACCAACCTGTTCGGCGGGCTCCTCGGCAGCACCTTCAACTACGTGTTCGAGCAGCAGATGACGGAGCTGCAGAACGCCGACCGGTTCTATTACCTGGCCCGCACCCCGGGCATGAACCTCCGTGCCCAGCTCGAAGGCAACTCCTTCACAGAGCTGATGATGCGCAACACCAACGCCAAGGCACTGAAGGCCGACGCATTTGCCACCGCAGATTGCAAGTTCGAATTGAAGAACCTGGCCGGGACCGCAGCGGCATTCACAGCCTCGGGCAATACCGTGGCTGACGACCCGGCTTCGGAGTGCAACGAGGCGAAGGTCCTGATCCGCATGCCGGACGGCACGATCAAGTACCGGGCATCCAACACCGTTGACCCGGCAGGCATCAACGGCCAGGCGGTCTACAACGGCACGAACAGCGTGGATCGCATTTACGGTGGCGTGGACAATGACACCTTTTGGGGCGGTCCCGGAAACGACGTTATCGAAGGCGGTGACGGTGCCGACGTCGCTCTGGGCGGCGAAGGAAGTGACATCATCACCGACACGGCCGGCGATGATGTGCACAAGGGCGGCCCGGGCAACGACGCCATCGATGCCGGCCCTGGCCTGGACATCCTCATGGGCGGCGACGGTAATGACTTCACCAACGGCGGCGAGAACATCAACGAGACGTTCGCCGGTGAAGGTGACGATTTCGCGATCGCTGGCAAAGGCGAGGACGTTGTCCTTGGGGACGGCGGTAATGACTGGGCGGAAGGCGGAGACGGCCCTGACCTCCTGATCGGTGACTCGAGCAACCTGTTCTTCCTCGACGACTCGCAGAAGCCCGGCAACGACATCCTGTTCGGCCAGGGCGGCGATGACGACTACGACATGGAAGGTGGCGACGACATTGGTCTTGCCGGTCCCGGCGTCGAAAAGGTCGCGGGAGCCTCTGGGTATGACTGGGAGATTGGCCTGGCCGATCCGCAACCGCAGGACGCAGACCTGAACCTGCCCATCCTGCCCCTTGAGATCCTCCAGATTGGCGTTCGCGACCGGTACAACGAAGTTGAGGCGCTCTCCGGCGGCCCGCTGGACGACAAACTGAGGGGCGACGACGTTGTTCCGAGCCAAGTGGGAGGTGAAGGCTTTATCGGCTGCAGCGTTCTGGACCAGAACGGTGTCAACCGTATCGCCGGCCTGAACGAGCTGATCCCGACGCTGCCGACTCCGCTGGCCGACGTCGTGGCAGCCTCGGCGTCCAAGGACTGCCCGGTGCTCAGCGGCACGCACGTCTGGGGCGATGGCAACATCATCCTCGGCGGCGGCGGCAGCGACACCCTTGAAGGCCGCGGCGCCGATGACATCATCGACGGCGACCGCTACCTCAATGTCCGGCTCAGCGTCCGCAACGCTTCGGGCACCGAGATCGGCAGTGCCACGAGCATGACGGCGAAGTACCTGCGGGATGGGGCCGGCAACCTGATCGGCCAGACTCTTCAGGAAGCCGTCTTCGCCGGCACCGTGGACCCGGGCAACATCGTGGCAGTTCGCGAACTCCTTTCCGCCCCCGGCGGCACGGACTCGGCGGTGTTCTCCGACGTCGAAGCCAACTACACCGTGACCACCAACGGCGGAAACGGCCAGCTCGGCTCGCCGGGTTCGGTGACCACCGTGGTCCACAACGGCGGCACCGACGGCACCGATACCCTGCGGAACGTCGAACGCCTGGTGTTCTCCGACAGTGTTGCTCCGGCTGCACCCGTCATCGCCTCCGTAGTCGGCG is from Arthrobacter sp. QXT-31 and encodes:
- a CDS encoding peroxidase family protein gives rise to the protein MVAANAVQGPVGAGFTVTPSDLSFILKQIKIAEAHVANTTSETGPCGALVGTGPNQLASPLLSLGLRTVDGSCNNLQPGQENFGATDQVFPRLGSKSFGDAESGSFGGPPVATSYKQKSGVVFDSQPRTISNLIVDQTSTNPAAVAAARFPARTQGNEGVVPCTTDPNATVEPPVAGVPAGCVPSGQTLMIPNVTTDVGLSPPYNSLFTLFGQFFDHGVDQTVKGGGTVFVPLKADDPLIAGPDRIAGNADDLPPQKRFMVLTRGQNQAGADGVRGTADDVQDTTNTNSPWVDQSQTYTSHPSHQVFLREYVNNAAGRPVSTGKLLGGPAGPTSGGMATWATTKAQASALLGIQLLDRDVVNVPMLAVDPYGKFVPGPARGLPQFVTETGLVEADRAANGGKGTLVPSNVRYFDTPFLTDIAHNADPSPKDSDNNPSTPPVVPVPDSDATASADFENQPAGTYDDEMLNAHFIAGDGRVNENIGLTAIHQIFHSEHDRLVGDIKKVLTNDTSATGTAALAEWKSADGADGWNGERLFQAARFITEMEYQHLVFEDFARKVQPAINPFQPFAFTQTDINPAVKAEFASAVYRFGHSMLTDTISRRNEDQPGPDAVFGTSDDIPGSQNDISLLEGFLNPPAYTDGGPAGPLTSEEAAGSVIMGMSDQVGNELDEFVTETLRNNLLGLPLDLAAINITRARSEGIPTLNNLRKELHGSTNDGQLKPYTSWIDFGENLKNPGSLVNFVAAYGKHPTITAATTLEAKRTAARKIVSPDTLAGDVPPDDAAAFMNSTGAWANDGTVSITGLDNVDLWVGGLAERTNLFGGLLGSTFNYVFEQQMTELQNADRFYYLARTPGMNLRAQLEGNSFTELMMRNTNAKALKADAFATADCKFELKNLAGTAAAFTASGNTVADDPASECNEAKVLIRMPDGTIKYRASNTVDPAGINGQAVYNGTNSVDRIYGGVDNDTFWGGPGNDVIEGGDGADVALGGEGSDIITDTAGDDVHKGGPGNDAIDAGPGLDILMGGDGNDFTNGGENINETFAGEGDDFAIAGKGEDVVLGDGGNDWAEGGDGPDLLIGDSSNLFFLDDSQKPGNDILFGQGGDDDYDMEGGDDIGLAGPGVEKVAGASGYDWEIGLADPQPQDADLNLPILPLEILQIGVRDRYNEVEALSGGPLDDKLRGDDVVPSQVGGEGFIGCSVLDQNGVNRIAGLNELIPTLPTPLADVVAASASKDCPVLSGTHVWGDGNIILGGGGSDTLEGRGADDIIDGDRYLNVRLSVRNASGTEIGSATSMTAKYLRDGAGNLIGQTLQEAVFAGTVDPGNIVAVRELLSAPGGTDSAVFSDVEANYTVTTNGGNGQLGSPGSVTTVVHNGGTDGTDTLRNVERLVFSDSVAPAAPVIASVVGGNGQATVNFTPAGGATATGFNVRVVNAAGAQVGGLRTADADATSLVVTGLTNGQAFRFQVQAENAMGTSPFSALSAAVTPAAPVFAGAPTIGTATAGNAQATVRWTAPAAVANATAVTQYRVRVFVGAAATPAREVTVGNVTNTVVTGLINGTGYTFDVAAINSAGTGAASARSALTTPRTEFVAPTITARTPAVGARSASQTANITATFSEPVANVSAGTVVLRLNGSATPIPAAVTYNNTTRTVTVNPNATLLADRTYSMAFSSIRDTAGNALVPSGWQFTTGPAPTVAAASPANRAVGVRRNANVTVRFSEPIATPTTGTVVLRLGSSVIPATVTYNAATRTATLNPSVTLQANRTYTMALSVRDLVGNPTTSGPWTFTTGSAL
- a CDS encoding PKD domain-containing protein, yielding MKPNPPNLSAQRRRPRRATRRGIAAVAAVLLTATGAGASLAATQVTLKNPGKLTAVGPVNTEYGFPSWYEDSNKTRLELCLDAENPLCGFLPGDIPDETAPISFPDNFPEEAFYMLAGSQLTLPGGGRAVLVLGLEAAFANSVIEGDQVVFGRQRIDVRDAPANTTLTFKHPYGTVTIDTDAAGRGRLVEDISPAAGNFTTALKSNIGPFLKWDPATAPAAPEGYLGDPAQDHTVTGSPFNYNKFSVNGGGLSLETDQFTVMGKISTNQGVNTDSAVLNGTMIDVFASSGNGAQLQVDGQAGAFETTPMLSDPDTGRYYARVQFTGTAPTSVKVTNIGDKPASSSQISVSKPSGVMITKAVFDGTNLTVGALSTVGYPLTVTGLGTLEEPAAGAPSEKTFAVKAPPATVTVKTAAGGSASLPVTVAGGAASPVGLDPVTPAPDPGPVVDTGSGPVAGETQPTTAVATAASATVTRGGTVQLDGSASTGAANYKWTQVSGPAVTITGNTTAKPTITVPYYARSTDTAPLTAKSNDPIKIELIVTDKNGVGSAPATVQLAVQTDTLTTVGSRHRLGTELRITGTSTLAGNTAVLIPATTVVIYDTTPGRAVTKIGTAQVDTLGAWSYRVKPGPNRQITSVLVQSSRGGTATGAVATR
- a CDS encoding multicopper oxidase family protein, with protein sequence MSISRRQAIQIGGVGAIGAFGLAVPLTSVNAKSASLLDPGNMPKHYQRTLPVPAELTPTGTTVDADGHTRRHYHIEQKLGWANIVPGLSTPILGYNGTFPGPTIKVNQGERITLVMDNVLPLFHPQRGYRLDTSTHLHGSASLPQFDGYANDLTGHGFRKDYEYPNFQPARTLWYHDHAAHNTAPNVYSGLAGQYHLHDDVERNLLPQGRFDVPLTVSDAMFARDGSLGYNANSSSGLWGDVILVNGAPWPVMKVQRRIYRFRILNASIARSYRFSLSTGDPVTMVATDGGLMPAAQQVTSWRHSSAERYEILIDFSKYPAGKRVELRNLSNDNNVDYDNTSKVMAFDVSDEAIDTSGPAARVMPTLLTSSTTMSLTLSQSVKTRRMRVKRDNDIWTIGGMTWDDVVKSGFRKVLADPDLDDVETWEIENSSGGWFHPVHIHLVDFQILSRNGKPPFAYERGPKDVVYVGEDETVRLLMKFEHHRGRYMVHCHNLVHEDHAMMSQFSVGVDTNDPDPNDPIEAVRPHPIQPAPGDGSPGTAQPTEVPAPVTSAPAPTPADEPPAPQGDVLTIATARHRLNKDMTFTGTSKPTGTLPAGSAWVTIYDVSPGRAARRLGAPAISALGNWSLKIKPGPVQQVTSVMAESTRGGTATRQVDTR